The Thermus filiformis genome contains a region encoding:
- a CDS encoding dipeptidase codes for MKPLDALFEFLSIPSVSTDPARKEDVRRAALWLGGRLEALGFQVEVAETPGHPIVFAEKRVSDRAPTLLIYGHYDVQPPEPLELWETPPFVPTLKDGRIYARGASDDKGQLYAHVAAVEALGEALPVNVKFLVEGEEEIGSPHLPAYVWENRDRLRADAVLVSDGAMFAPHTPTLTYGLRGLVYLEVLLEGAARDLHSGVYGGAAPNPLQALAWMAARLKGEDHRVRIPGFYDRVRPVSQEEKALWPQVDEEAFKASVGLEALWGEEEYSLLERLWTRPTLDLNGAYGGFQGEGSKTVIPARAGFKFSMRLVPDQDPEEVAARAEDYLRSIAPLGIRVRVLRHGLGRPVLTDPQSLPMRLAAEALEEVWGRKPVYTREGGSIPIVAELVEALKAPVVLMGFGLNDDNLHAPNEKLDLVNFEKGIAASQAFLRRLSRLA; via the coding sequence GTGAAGCCTCTAGACGCCCTTTTTGAGTTCCTCTCCATCCCTTCCGTCTCCACCGACCCCGCCCGGAAGGAGGACGTGCGGCGGGCGGCCCTTTGGCTGGGGGGCCGCCTCGAGGCCCTGGGCTTCCAGGTGGAGGTGGCCGAGACCCCGGGCCACCCCATCGTCTTTGCCGAGAAGCGGGTCTCGGACCGGGCCCCCACCCTCCTCATCTACGGCCACTACGACGTCCAGCCCCCGGAGCCCTTGGAGCTTTGGGAAACCCCGCCCTTCGTCCCCACCCTCAAGGACGGCCGGATCTACGCCCGGGGGGCCTCGGACGACAAGGGCCAGCTCTACGCCCACGTGGCGGCGGTGGAGGCCCTGGGGGAGGCGCTTCCGGTAAACGTCAAGTTCCTGGTGGAGGGCGAGGAGGAGATCGGAAGCCCCCACCTGCCCGCCTACGTCTGGGAGAACCGGGACCGGCTCCGGGCGGACGCGGTTTTGGTCTCGGACGGGGCCATGTTCGCCCCCCACACCCCCACCCTCACCTATGGCCTCAGGGGGCTGGTTTATCTGGAGGTGCTTCTGGAGGGGGCGGCGCGGGACCTCCACTCCGGGGTCTACGGGGGGGCCGCCCCCAACCCCCTGCAGGCTTTGGCCTGGATGGCGGCCCGGCTCAAGGGGGAGGACCACCGGGTCCGGATCCCCGGCTTCTACGACCGGGTGCGGCCCGTCTCCCAGGAGGAGAAGGCCCTTTGGCCCCAGGTGGACGAGGAGGCCTTCAAGGCGAGCGTGGGCCTCGAGGCCCTCTGGGGCGAGGAGGAGTACAGCCTTCTGGAGCGCCTGTGGACCCGGCCCACCCTGGACCTGAACGGGGCCTATGGGGGCTTCCAGGGGGAGGGGAGCAAGACGGTCATCCCCGCCCGAGCGGGGTTCAAGTTCTCCATGCGCCTGGTCCCCGACCAGGACCCGGAGGAGGTGGCGGCCCGGGCGGAGGACTACCTCCGGTCCATCGCCCCTTTGGGGATCCGGGTCCGCGTCCTCCGCCACGGCCTGGGCCGCCCCGTCCTCACCGACCCCCAGAGCCTTCCCATGCGCCTGGCGGCGGAGGCCTTGGAGGAGGTCTGGGGCCGCAAGCCCGTCTACACCCGGGAGGGGGGGAGCATCCCCATCGTGGCCGAGCTGGTGGAGGCCCTGAAGGCCCCGGTGGTCCTCATGGGCTTCGGCCTAAACGACGACAACCTCCACGCCCCCAACGAGAAGCTGGACCTGGTGAACTTTGAGAAGGGGATCGCCGCGAGCCAGGCCTTCCTCAGGAGGCTTTCCCGGCTCGCTTGA
- a CDS encoding phosphorylase family protein yields the protein MPIHVRAEPGSVAPRVLLPGDPGRAEWIARTYLEDPVPYNTHRGLLGYTGRYKGVPVSVQTTGMGAPSASIVAEELIRLGARVLVRVGTCGAVDEALRPSELVVVQGAVPLEGTTRQYLGGLPYAPVPDVEVFLALLRAARRLGVPHQAGLVVTEDAFYATTKEGARAWAAYGVLAFEMEASALFLLAKMRKVRAGAVLAVSNQIGDPELVPPEVLQEGVRRMTEVALEAVLEVE from the coding sequence ATGCCGATTCACGTGCGCGCCGAGCCCGGCTCCGTGGCCCCCCGGGTCCTTCTGCCCGGGGACCCCGGCCGGGCGGAGTGGATCGCCCGGACCTACCTGGAGGACCCGGTCCCCTACAACACCCACCGGGGGCTCCTCGGCTACACCGGTCGGTACAAGGGGGTGCCGGTCTCTGTCCAGACCACGGGGATGGGGGCCCCCTCGGCCAGCATCGTGGCCGAGGAGCTCATCCGCCTGGGGGCCCGGGTCCTGGTCCGGGTGGGGACCTGTGGGGCGGTGGACGAGGCCCTTAGGCCTTCGGAGCTGGTGGTCGTCCAGGGGGCGGTCCCCCTCGAGGGGACGACCCGCCAGTACCTGGGCGGGCTGCCCTACGCCCCGGTCCCGGACGTGGAGGTCTTTTTGGCCCTCCTCCGGGCGGCCCGCCGCCTGGGGGTGCCCCACCAGGCGGGGCTCGTGGTCACGGAGGACGCCTTCTACGCCACCACGAAGGAGGGGGCGCGCGCCTGGGCGGCGTACGGGGTCCTGGCCTTTGAGATGGAGGCCAGCGCCCTCTTCCTGCTGGCCAAGATGCGGAAGGTGCGGGCGGGGGCGGTGCTGGCCGTCTCCAACCAGATCGGCGACCCCGAGCTGGTCCCCCCAGAGGTGCTGCAGGAGGGGGTGCGGCGGATGACGGAGGTGGCCCTCGAGGCGGTCTTGGAGGTGGAGTGA
- a CDS encoding 2-phosphosulfolactate phosphatase has protein sequence MRLRVDPLPLPELAFADVVLVVDVIRATTTAACFLEAGAEALYLTSSLETARAFKDQDVVLAGEEGGLRPPGFDLGNSPREALEAPVGGRTVVMSTTNGTRAAHLAAKTAKHVLLASLFNAHAAARKALELATEEVAILCAGKEGRVGLDDLYTAGVLAEYLLLMREMSPEDGARIALTLKRAYPDPLEPLSLSAAAQALKGVGLEADVPFCAQVAQSSAVPILSGRVGEALIFKRAGKAS, from the coding sequence GTGCGCCTACGGGTAGACCCCTTGCCCCTACCGGAGCTGGCCTTCGCCGACGTGGTCCTGGTGGTGGACGTGATCCGGGCCACCACCACCGCCGCCTGCTTCCTGGAAGCGGGGGCGGAGGCCCTCTACCTGACCTCGAGCCTGGAGACGGCCCGGGCCTTCAAGGACCAGGACGTGGTCCTGGCCGGGGAGGAGGGGGGGCTTAGGCCCCCGGGGTTTGACCTCGGCAACTCCCCCCGGGAGGCCCTGGAGGCCCCGGTGGGGGGAAGGACCGTGGTGATGAGCACCACCAACGGCACCCGGGCCGCCCACCTGGCCGCGAAGACGGCCAAGCACGTCCTTTTGGCCTCCCTCTTCAACGCCCACGCCGCGGCCCGCAAGGCGCTGGAGCTGGCCACGGAAGAGGTGGCCATCCTCTGCGCGGGCAAGGAGGGCCGGGTGGGCCTGGACGACCTCTACACCGCGGGCGTTTTGGCCGAGTACCTCCTCCTCATGCGGGAGATGAGCCCGGAGGACGGGGCCCGGATCGCCCTCACCCTGAAGCGGGCCTACCCCGACCCCCTCGAGCCCCTAAGCCTCTCCGCCGCCGCCCAGGCCCTAAAGGGGGTAGGGCTGGAGGCCGACGTCCCCTTCTGCGCCCAGGTGGCCCAAAGCAGCGCCGTGCCCATCCTCAGCGGGCGGGTGGGGGAGGCGCTGATCTTCAAGCGAGCCGGGAAAGCCTCCTGA
- a CDS encoding ABC transporter ATP-binding protein yields MLRAEGLSYAYEAPLFRGVSLALGEGEALALLGPSGSGKTTLLHLLAGLLPLQEGEVYWEGLPIRGLSEAALARRRLGFLGLVLQHHFLMPELTALENVLLPGYLAGRVDRARGEALLERVGLFHRAGAFPLALSGGERQRVAVARALYLRPRLVLADEPTASLDRRMAREVFGLLLALAREEGAALLVATHDETLVQDLPKLRL; encoded by the coding sequence GTGCTCCGGGCGGAGGGGCTTTCCTACGCGTACGAGGCCCCCCTCTTCCGGGGGGTGTCCCTGGCCCTGGGGGAGGGGGAGGCCCTGGCCCTCCTCGGCCCCTCGGGGAGCGGAAAGACCACCCTGCTCCACCTCCTGGCGGGGCTTCTGCCCTTACAGGAGGGGGAGGTCTACTGGGAGGGGCTTCCCATCCGGGGCCTTTCCGAGGCGGCCCTGGCCCGGAGGCGGCTGGGGTTTTTGGGCCTGGTCCTGCAGCACCACTTCCTGATGCCCGAGCTCACCGCCTTGGAGAACGTCCTCCTCCCGGGCTACCTGGCGGGCCGGGTGGACCGGGCCCGGGGAGAGGCCCTATTGGAGCGGGTGGGCCTCTTTCACCGGGCGGGCGCCTTTCCCTTGGCTCTTTCCGGGGGGGAGAGGCAGCGGGTGGCGGTGGCCCGGGCCCTCTACCTCAGGCCCCGGCTGGTCCTGGCGGACGAGCCCACCGCCAGCCTGGACCGGAGGATGGCCCGGGAGGTCTTCGGCCTCCTCCTGGCCCTGGCCCGGGAGGAGGGGGCGGCCCTTCTGGTGGCCACCCACGACGAGACCCTGGTCCAGGACCTGCCCAAACTCCGCCTTTAG
- a CDS encoding Crp/Fnr family transcriptional regulator, with the protein MPQVLFQSPLFQGLSPQEVRTALGHFVPRRYRKGQLIFKEGDLGQALYLVAGGMVRLFRTHLGGQERTLGLLSQGEVFGEMSLLDGSPRSASAEMLEEGELYLLFREEYQSLLRRLPQFGHNLALLLAERLRAANLLLDFLVFEEVEVRVAFALWRAYQKTGQALLPLSHAQVAGLAGSSRESATRALHALRKRGALELERGAVRILDPRLLEEIAHGLV; encoded by the coding sequence GTGCCCCAGGTCCTGTTCCAAAGCCCCCTGTTCCAAGGCCTCAGCCCCCAGGAGGTGCGGACCGCCCTCGGGCACTTCGTCCCCCGGCGGTACCGGAAAGGCCAGTTGATCTTCAAGGAGGGGGACCTGGGCCAGGCCCTCTACCTGGTGGCCGGAGGGATGGTGCGGCTCTTCCGCACCCACCTGGGGGGGCAGGAGCGGACCTTGGGCCTCCTCTCCCAAGGGGAGGTCTTCGGGGAGATGAGCCTCCTGGACGGCTCACCCAGGAGCGCCTCGGCGGAGATGCTGGAGGAGGGGGAGCTCTACCTCCTCTTCCGGGAGGAGTACCAAAGCCTCCTCCGCCGCCTCCCCCAGTTCGGGCACAACCTGGCCCTCCTCCTGGCGGAAAGGCTCCGGGCGGCCAACCTCCTTTTGGACTTCCTGGTGTTTGAGGAGGTGGAGGTCCGGGTGGCCTTCGCCCTGTGGCGGGCTTACCAGAAGACGGGCCAGGCCCTCCTCCCTTTAAGCCACGCCCAGGTGGCGGGCCTGGCCGGCTCGAGCCGGGAAAGCGCCACCCGGGCCCTGCACGCCCTGAGGAAGCGGGGGGCCTTGGAGCTGGAGCGGGGGGCGGTGCGGATCCTGGACCCGCGGCTTTTGGAGGAGATCGCCCACGGGCTCGTATGA